A single region of the Prevotella sp. HUN102 genome encodes:
- a CDS encoding bifunctional (p)ppGpp synthetase/guanosine-3',5'-bis(diphosphate) 3'-pyrophosphohydrolase — translation MDKEMDKHEMSEAERETMVDEAFQHLVDTYLASRHRKKVDIITKAFNFARQAHKGVRRLSGEPYIMHPIAVAQIACEEIGLGSTSICSALLHDVVEDTDYTVEDISNIFGPKIAQIVDGLTKISDAIFGGQASAQAENFKKLLLTMSDDIRVILIKICDRLHNMRTLQSQPANKQYKIAGETLYIYAPLANRLGLNKIKTELENLSFRYEHPDTFKAIEEKLASTQEQRDTLFDAFTAPIRAELDRMGIDYELKARVKSPYSIWNKMQNKHVPFEEIYDILAVRIIFKPKTRKGEVNECFNIYVAISKLYKAHPDRLRDWLNHPKANGYQALHVTLMSKQGRWIEVQIRSDRMDEIAEQGFAAHWKYKEGEGEIAEDENDLNDWLHTIKEILDDPQPDAMDFLDAIKLNLFASEIFVFTPKGEIKTLPANCTALDFAFQLHTFLGSHCIGAKVNHKLVPLSHKLQSGDQVEILTSKSQRVDASWVNFVSTAKAKSKIQAILRRESREIQKRGEEQLEKWLKSNDFEMTTSVLDKLCELHETKRHANLFEAIGDKTIILGDTDLAELHGKRKKQKNSYTSSWRKYVPFLKRNSQKDDNATAQTQDDNGLIVVDDSLNKKKPIFVSENNINRYIFPPCCHPIPGDDALGFIDNKNHIEIHKRACPVAAKLKASFGGRILDAKWDMHRHLFFDATIEIQGIDRQGMLLDVSKVISDKLGVSMQKITIATDKGIFEGRIELRVHDREDVSIIIRNLKEIEDMQSVQEIM, via the coding sequence GGATAAACACGAGATGAGCGAGGCCGAGAGAGAAACAATGGTCGATGAAGCCTTCCAGCATCTTGTAGACACTTATCTGGCGTCGCGCCACAGAAAGAAAGTCGATATCATCACAAAGGCTTTCAACTTTGCGAGGCAGGCTCACAAGGGCGTGCGCCGTCTTTCCGGCGAACCTTATATAATGCACCCTATTGCCGTTGCACAGATTGCCTGCGAGGAGATAGGATTAGGCTCTACAAGCATCTGTTCGGCACTTCTGCACGACGTTGTCGAGGATACCGACTACACCGTCGAGGACATTTCCAACATCTTCGGACCCAAGATAGCTCAGATTGTGGACGGACTGACCAAGATTTCAGACGCCATCTTCGGTGGACAAGCCTCTGCACAGGCAGAGAATTTCAAGAAACTTCTGCTTACAATGAGCGACGACATCCGTGTTATCCTCATCAAGATATGCGACCGTCTGCACAATATGCGAACGCTCCAGTCGCAACCGGCCAACAAGCAGTACAAGATAGCCGGAGAAACACTCTACATCTACGCTCCTCTTGCCAACCGTCTGGGACTGAACAAAATCAAGACCGAACTGGAAAACCTAAGTTTCCGATACGAACATCCCGACACTTTCAAGGCCATCGAGGAGAAACTGGCATCCACACAGGAACAGCGCGATACGCTTTTCGACGCATTTACTGCGCCAATCCGTGCCGAGCTCGACCGAATGGGCATAGACTACGAGCTGAAAGCGCGCGTGAAAAGCCCCTACTCCATCTGGAACAAGATGCAGAACAAGCACGTTCCCTTTGAAGAAATCTACGATATTCTCGCCGTCCGCATCATTTTCAAGCCCAAAACACGCAAGGGTGAAGTTAATGAGTGCTTCAATATCTATGTAGCCATCAGCAAACTCTACAAAGCGCACCCCGACCGACTGCGCGACTGGCTCAACCATCCGAAAGCCAACGGCTATCAGGCACTCCACGTAACGCTGATGTCCAAGCAAGGCAGATGGATAGAGGTGCAGATACGTTCCGACCGTATGGACGAAATAGCCGAACAAGGCTTTGCCGCTCACTGGAAATACAAGGAAGGAGAAGGAGAAATCGCCGAAGACGAAAACGACTTGAACGACTGGCTCCACACCATCAAGGAAATACTCGACGACCCACAACCCGACGCTATGGATTTCCTCGATGCCATCAAGCTCAACCTCTTCGCATCGGAAATATTCGTCTTCACGCCGAAAGGCGAAATCAAGACCTTGCCGGCAAACTGCACGGCACTCGACTTCGCATTCCAACTCCACACCTTCCTCGGAAGCCACTGCATCGGTGCAAAGGTAAACCATAAGCTCGTGCCATTGAGCCATAAGCTGCAAAGCGGCGATCAGGTGGAAATCCTCACGTCGAAGTCGCAACGCGTAGACGCATCGTGGGTAAACTTCGTTTCAACTGCCAAGGCAAAGAGCAAGATTCAGGCTATTCTCAGACGGGAGAGCCGTGAAATCCAGAAACGAGGCGAAGAGCAACTCGAAAAATGGCTGAAGAGCAACGACTTTGAAATGACAACTTCCGTTCTCGACAAGCTGTGCGAACTCCACGAAACCAAGCGGCACGCCAACCTTTTCGAAGCAATCGGCGACAAGACCATCATCCTAGGCGATACCGACCTTGCCGAATTGCACGGAAAGCGCAAGAAACAGAAAAACAGTTACACCTCTTCGTGGCGCAAATACGTCCCATTCCTGAAACGAAATTCGCAAAAGGACGACAATGCCACGGCACAGACTCAGGACGACAACGGATTGATTGTCGTGGACGACAGCCTCAACAAGAAGAAACCTATCTTCGTGAGCGAGAACAACATCAACCGATACATCTTCCCTCCGTGCTGCCATCCTATTCCGGGCGACGATGCGCTGGGCTTCATCGACAACAAGAACCACATCGAAATCCACAAGCGTGCCTGTCCGGTTGCCGCAAAGCTGAAGGCAAGTTTCGGCGGACGCATTCTCGATGCCAAGTGGGATATGCACCGACACCTCTTCTTCGATGCCACAATCGAGATACAGGGTATCGACCGTCAGGGGATGCTTCTCGACGTTTCCAAGGTAATTTCCGACAAACTCGGCGTAAGTATGCAGAAGATTACCATTGCCACCGATAAAGGAATCTTTGAAGGCCGCATAGAACTGCGCGTCCACGACCGTGAAGATGTAAGCATCATCATCAGAAATCTCAAGGAAATAGAAGATATGCAAAGCGTACAGGAAATAATGTAA
- a CDS encoding T9SS type A sorting domain-containing protein — translation MKKNITFLAAGLLALMSLPTTLDAQTLELRGVKNNMRYDDGETSKSVYVGYDKEQGKAIFTGDVGLWKMGMEDQKITSELVHYDNLLYGNSGSVYVKGNVYTVFSHQKNDDSGEMEFIVRKWNAETGEKLSEQVFPKSANLESRGMSYNPIDGKVYGLFYITDADLPGSDEDIDPEDKQEGLTTDAGYAIGTIDLETMKMTQITPGLYYENFVTLACNPEGRLFAMTAGGNLTEFDRNTGLMLTKTVVNGDGENTEVSIFEHSGVQSQFKRQAACFDYKTGKMYWNGFVNNGMGVNAWGSVGPLPDKEWRKNGKYDTALYEVDINTGKATMINKIPNRISFSCLWVVGNDASDIVDGIETIEEAQTNNVAVYNISGQLIYKGVESNVNLAKGLYIIKKGNTAKKVYIP, via the coding sequence ATGAAAAAGAACATTACATTTTTGGCAGCAGGCTTATTGGCACTGATGAGCCTTCCTACAACTCTTGATGCACAGACGCTGGAATTAAGAGGCGTAAAGAACAATATGCGCTACGACGATGGAGAAACAAGCAAAAGCGTCTATGTGGGCTACGACAAAGAACAAGGCAAGGCTATTTTTACCGGTGACGTAGGTTTGTGGAAAATGGGAATGGAAGACCAAAAGATAACTTCTGAACTGGTTCATTACGATAATTTGTTATATGGAAACTCTGGTTCGGTATATGTGAAAGGCAACGTTTACACGGTTTTCAGCCATCAGAAGAATGATGATTCCGGCGAAATGGAATTTATTGTCCGCAAATGGAATGCAGAAACGGGCGAAAAACTTTCAGAACAGGTCTTCCCGAAATCAGCTAATTTGGAGTCAAGGGGTATGTCATACAACCCTATTGACGGCAAGGTGTATGGACTTTTCTACATTACCGATGCTGATTTACCCGGTTCTGATGAAGATATAGATCCGGAAGACAAACAGGAAGGACTCACGACCGATGCCGGTTATGCCATTGGTACCATTGATTTGGAGACTATGAAGATGACGCAAATCACGCCGGGACTCTATTACGAAAACTTTGTAACGCTGGCCTGCAATCCTGAAGGTCGTCTGTTTGCAATGACAGCAGGGGGCAATCTGACAGAATTTGACCGAAACACAGGCTTGATGCTTACCAAAACGGTTGTGAACGGAGACGGAGAAAACACGGAAGTGAGCATTTTCGAGCATTCAGGTGTTCAATCACAATTCAAGCGTCAGGCTGCCTGCTTCGATTACAAGACCGGCAAAATGTATTGGAATGGTTTTGTGAACAATGGTATGGGTGTAAATGCGTGGGGCTCTGTTGGCCCATTGCCCGACAAGGAATGGCGTAAGAACGGCAAATACGACACAGCTTTGTACGAAGTAGACATCAACACGGGTAAGGCTACGATGATAAACAAAATTCCGAATCGCATCAGTTTCTCCTGTCTCTGGGTAGTAGGCAACGATGCAAGCGATATTGTTGATGGAATTGAAACCATAGAAGAAGCACAAACCAACAATGTTGCAGTCTATAATATCTCCGGTCAATTGATATATAAAGGTGTTGAAAGCAATGTAAACCTTGCAAAGGGCTTATACATCATAAAGAAAGGAAACACTGCAAAGAAAGTTTACATTCCTTAA
- a CDS encoding MerR family transcriptional regulator: MAENSRKLYYSIKEVAQEINVSESLLRYWETEFPHLRPKTTGNRVRQYTEKDIEQIKVIYNLVKVRGFKIAAARKMLQENRSGVEKSQKVLESLISVRDQLKELKAKIDGLV, encoded by the coding sequence ATGGCAGAAAATTCACGTAAACTGTATTATTCCATCAAGGAAGTGGCACAGGAAATCAATGTGTCGGAGAGTTTGCTCAGATACTGGGAAACCGAGTTTCCACATCTCCGTCCGAAGACGACAGGCAACCGAGTGCGCCAGTACACCGAAAAGGATATTGAGCAGATAAAGGTAATCTACAACCTCGTGAAGGTGCGCGGATTCAAGATTGCGGCAGCAAGAAAAATGTTGCAGGAAAACCGTAGCGGTGTGGAAAAAAGTCAAAAGGTGCTTGAAAGTCTCATTTCGGTCAGAGACCAGTTGAAGGAACTGAAGGCGAAGATTGACGGATTGGTGTGA
- the alaS gene encoding alanine--tRNA ligase, with product MMTANEIRDSYKKFFESKGHVIVPSAPMVIKDDPTLMFTNAGMNQWKDIILGTKEPAPRRRADSQKCLRVSGKHNDLEEVGHDTYHHTMFEMLGNWSFGDYFKEEAIDYAWEYLVDVLKLDPADLYVTVFEGSPEENISRDDEAASCWLKHLPEDHIINGNKHDNFWEMGDTGPCGPCSEIHVDSRSAEDKAKKPGRELVNMGDPQVIEIWNIVFMQFNRKSDGSLEPLAMNVIDTGMGFERLVRMLQKKNSNYDTDIFQPVIKEMERLCGKKYGFTTPSGKNGEAANEQEKIDIAMRVVADHMRAVAFSIADGQLPGNAKAGYVIRRILRRAVRYAYTFLGQKEAFIFKLLTVFIHEMGGAYPELPAQRELIARVIKEEEDSFLRTLEKGINLLTNAMDEMKKQGKTELDGKEAFRLFDTYGFPLDLTELICRENGFTVDEKQFDEEMEQQKARARNAAAVENGDWVVLKEGEQEFVGYDYTEYECSILRYRKVTQKKSSFYELVLNHTPFYGEMGGQVGDQGVLVSEDETVDIIDTKRENNQSIHIVKELPKNVEADFMACVDTDKRDASAANHSATHLLDYALKQVLGEHAEQKGSYVSPDTLRFDFSHFQKVTDEELRQVERLVNDMIRQDIKREEHRETPIEEAKKMGAVALFGEKYGDKVRVISFGPSCEFCGGIHATSTGRIGFFKIVSESSVAAGVRRIEAMTGQNCEEAIYALEDTLRDLKAMFNNAKDLKGVIAKYIEEHDSMKKEMESFRQQAADRAAKSLAERVQVVNGINVVKAVLPVEPASAKDIVFKVREAIPEKLVCVLGSVYENRPLLSIMLSDDMVKEHNMNAGQIIREAAKLIKGGGGGQPHYAQAGGKDADGVNAAVEKVIELANL from the coding sequence ATGATGACAGCTAACGAAATCCGCGACTCATACAAGAAATTCTTTGAGTCGAAAGGACACGTCATCGTACCGTCCGCTCCAATGGTTATCAAGGACGACCCTACGCTGATGTTTACAAATGCTGGTATGAACCAGTGGAAAGATATTATTCTCGGAACGAAAGAACCTGCCCCGCGCCGCCGTGCCGATTCGCAGAAGTGTCTGCGTGTAAGCGGCAAGCACAACGATTTGGAAGAGGTGGGGCACGACACGTATCACCACACGATGTTTGAAATGCTCGGCAACTGGAGCTTTGGCGATTACTTCAAGGAAGAAGCTATCGACTATGCTTGGGAGTATCTCGTCGATGTGCTGAAATTAGACCCTGCCGACCTCTACGTTACCGTTTTTGAAGGAAGTCCCGAGGAAAACATTTCACGCGATGATGAGGCTGCGAGCTGTTGGCTGAAGCACTTGCCTGAAGACCATATTATCAACGGAAACAAGCACGACAACTTCTGGGAAATGGGCGATACGGGTCCTTGCGGGCCTTGCTCGGAGATACACGTAGACTCCCGCAGCGCAGAAGACAAGGCTAAAAAGCCCGGCCGTGAGCTTGTGAATATGGGCGACCCGCAGGTTATCGAGATTTGGAATATCGTCTTTATGCAGTTCAATCGCAAGTCCGACGGTTCGCTCGAGCCTTTGGCTATGAACGTAATTGACACCGGTATGGGCTTTGAACGCTTGGTGCGTATGCTTCAGAAGAAGAACTCCAACTACGACACAGACATTTTCCAGCCTGTCATCAAGGAAATGGAACGCTTGTGTGGAAAGAAGTATGGCTTTACCACCCCGTCCGGAAAGAATGGCGAGGCTGCGAACGAACAGGAAAAGATTGACATAGCGATGCGCGTGGTTGCCGACCACATGCGTGCCGTGGCTTTCTCTATTGCCGACGGACAACTGCCGGGCAATGCGAAGGCAGGCTATGTAATCCGCCGCATTCTCCGCCGTGCCGTTCGCTACGCATATACCTTCCTCGGTCAGAAGGAAGCGTTTATCTTCAAGCTCCTTACCGTGTTCATCCACGAAATGGGCGGCGCATATCCCGAACTTCCGGCACAGCGCGAACTCATTGCCCGTGTTATCAAGGAAGAGGAAGACTCTTTCCTCCGCACATTGGAAAAGGGAATCAATCTCCTTACCAACGCTATGGACGAAATGAAAAAGCAGGGTAAGACCGAACTCGACGGCAAGGAGGCTTTCCGTTTGTTCGACACCTACGGTTTCCCTCTCGACCTGACGGAACTCATCTGCCGTGAGAATGGGTTCACGGTAGACGAAAAGCAGTTCGATGAGGAAATGGAACAGCAGAAAGCCCGTGCGCGCAATGCTGCCGCTGTTGAGAATGGCGACTGGGTGGTCTTGAAGGAAGGGGAACAGGAATTCGTTGGCTACGACTATACGGAATACGAATGCAGCATTCTCCGCTATCGAAAGGTTACGCAGAAGAAGAGCAGTTTCTACGAACTGGTGCTCAACCACACTCCGTTCTATGGAGAAATGGGTGGACAGGTCGGCGATCAGGGCGTGCTCGTCAGCGAGGACGAAACCGTTGATATCATCGATACGAAGCGTGAGAACAACCAGAGCATTCACATCGTGAAGGAATTGCCGAAGAATGTTGAGGCAGACTTTATGGCTTGCGTCGATACCGACAAGCGGGATGCGTCGGCTGCCAACCACTCTGCAACTCACTTGCTCGACTATGCTTTGAAGCAGGTGCTCGGCGAACACGCAGAGCAGAAGGGTTCTTACGTCAGTCCTGATACATTGCGCTTTGACTTCTCTCACTTCCAAAAGGTTACTGATGAGGAACTACGTCAGGTTGAACGCTTGGTGAACGATATGATCCGTCAGGACATAAAGCGCGAGGAACATCGTGAGACTCCGATTGAGGAGGCAAAGAAGATGGGTGCCGTTGCACTCTTCGGCGAGAAATACGGCGACAAGGTGCGCGTGATCAGCTTCGGTCCGAGCTGTGAGTTCTGTGGTGGTATTCACGCAACATCAACCGGCCGTATCGGTTTCTTCAAAATCGTGAGCGAGAGCAGCGTTGCAGCAGGTGTCCGCCGTATTGAGGCTATGACCGGACAGAACTGTGAGGAGGCTATCTACGCATTGGAAGACACCTTGCGCGACCTGAAAGCTATGTTCAACAACGCTAAGGATTTAAAGGGTGTCATCGCAAAATACATAGAGGAACACGACAGTATGAAGAAGGAAATGGAAAGTTTCCGTCAGCAGGCTGCCGACCGTGCTGCAAAGAGTCTGGCAGAGCGGGTTCAGGTGGTCAATGGCATCAATGTTGTGAAGGCAGTTCTCCCCGTTGAACCGGCTTCCGCAAAGGATATAGTCTTCAAGGTTCGTGAGGCAATCCCTGAAAAGCTCGTCTGCGTGCTCGGCTCTGTATATGAAAACCGTCCGTTGCTTTCCATTATGCTCAGCGACGATATGGTGAAAGAGCACAATATGAACGCTGGACAGATTATCCGCGAAGCTGCAAAGCTCATCAAGGGCGGCGGCGGTGGTCAGCCACATTACGCTCAGGCAGGTGGTAAAGACGCAGATGGCGTCAATGCTGCTGTTGAGAAAGTGATTGAGTTGGCTAATCTTTAA
- a CDS encoding choice-of-anchor J domain-containing protein, giving the protein MMQIKTFSRKVMWICLLFALFGAGNVQAQGIDFTVLNDDDPKQSLSQTEGYKNALRVEKTWNAVSSDKKLAYWDGTYADESFKLNIMTLNLSKTTDTFKAYLVSPALSLKAIGGKKLNYGWKLGSPKGTCKMSVILIDKQGNELGKIDEISTTEHSSEFTKRTASIPTVDAEKGFIAFVCEGEKANRGYFEVQNIETGEATASPTLEVDQTALDFGSLKVGQESEKQVINVTIENYNGGSIKPILEGDAYDFSVETETPEGLTQKGGKITVAFKPTAKGKKNAAIKIIVGDQTQTVTLSGEAIEEVEEEKPQVELLEDGFFWEFKKNMPTYWEAVGARVKKLTESDTYRNDGGFAVGIITEGQKGYLRQIIDLKKAGKEVTAGDEVECTMKYKTVASPDGKATLRLAMRWTDDAGTLIECAEKNFVDNPNIFFGKMLAWGDLKFRTTCPDGATKLEFKVEVLENCEVAFDEFTAERIPQSYAQAHPLVAILPQVTTIYGRVGVPAVYDIAIQSRNMAAAKPNFSGGGATVLADKVLKLDIEELPTNSSIASKLTVTPTKKGAYTASNAFSVSFAGGDPALSSGLTLISYFMDKDNKPTLKLGEGVQVREMRADKGKTDSQSFTFTVEHEITDVYVKIEQDPLHAYFKNTKSGYYYYSSKSEKIIGTPEINITFTPLEAGTFKAKVLVTTICGETLEIPLVGVCEEANTAIRTEKFSEAPKGDARFDGRKEWEGFGSYDLGWWHIDGKWNAASDVTLSKSGELYFDELLENGLITMKMSPKESAAKCIAEYSLDGGGHWKSLEAADSEGEFKVNTIRPTLIRFVNKSDNDIKVNMVAFNPNPVEKRQNLDKIEDAIFINADAEPLAKLDENFDNRRHTRILSIPGWQNFATMGDIPFRIWHQKADLEVSSPVESEGAYITFFKWGQEDERFHEAWLISPTLSYQKAASKILTFRTRFSGLSMEQRKQSFDAYIITENGGQAQVYYLDLRKYAPFGVVIEENEKEWLDYRIDLEALRSEFPIEDKFHIAFTQWAEHGGNFSNLVWMVDNVTFGRTDLPKITVDKEFFSFPFRKDVETEEMSFNITTENANYPVSVTLVPGRMKSYFKLKTPGKLLSTGGTATFTYKASDDSQRAAAYLIQTPGAEPVMVKLLATFITGIDGVNAGNGSLQPVVTENGIAMGGQYKSYHLYNAAGQLLKQGGYEPTISITGLQRGIVVLKVITDEGVKTFKLSNK; this is encoded by the coding sequence ATGATGCAGATTAAAACATTTTCGCGGAAAGTTATGTGGATTTGTTTGCTCTTCGCTTTGTTCGGAGCAGGGAATGTGCAAGCCCAAGGGATTGACTTCACTGTGCTGAACGATGACGATCCAAAGCAATCATTATCACAGACGGAAGGGTATAAAAACGCCCTGAGAGTAGAGAAGACTTGGAATGCTGTTTCTTCCGACAAGAAACTTGCTTATTGGGATGGAACTTATGCAGACGAGTCGTTCAAGTTGAACATAATGACGCTGAATCTATCGAAAACAACTGACACTTTTAAAGCCTATCTTGTTTCTCCTGCGCTAAGTCTGAAAGCAATCGGAGGCAAGAAACTCAATTATGGATGGAAGTTGGGTTCGCCAAAAGGCACTTGCAAGATGTCTGTCATTCTGATAGACAAGCAGGGTAATGAGCTTGGCAAGATTGATGAAATTTCGACTACCGAGCACAGTTCTGAATTTACAAAGCGCACGGCTTCCATCCCAACAGTAGATGCAGAAAAAGGCTTTATAGCTTTTGTTTGTGAAGGCGAAAAAGCCAATCGTGGATATTTTGAGGTTCAGAATATTGAAACCGGCGAAGCAACGGCTTCTCCAACACTTGAAGTAGACCAAACTGCACTTGATTTTGGCTCTTTGAAAGTTGGTCAAGAGTCAGAAAAACAGGTTATCAATGTAACCATCGAAAACTATAACGGTGGCAGCATCAAGCCAATACTTGAGGGCGACGCTTATGATTTTTCAGTAGAAACAGAGACACCTGAAGGCTTGACACAAAAAGGTGGTAAAATAACCGTTGCATTCAAACCTACTGCCAAAGGTAAAAAGAATGCTGCTATTAAGATTATTGTAGGTGATCAGACACAGACTGTTACGCTCTCTGGCGAAGCTATTGAAGAGGTTGAGGAAGAAAAGCCACAAGTGGAACTGTTGGAAGACGGCTTCTTCTGGGAATTTAAGAAAAATATGCCTACATATTGGGAAGCCGTTGGGGCAAGAGTGAAAAAACTTACCGAGTCTGACACTTACCGAAATGACGGTGGTTTTGCCGTTGGAATCATTACCGAAGGACAAAAGGGCTATCTGCGCCAGATTATTGACCTGAAGAAAGCAGGCAAGGAAGTTACGGCAGGCGATGAAGTGGAATGTACGATGAAGTATAAGACAGTTGCAAGCCCTGACGGAAAAGCAACTTTGCGCCTCGCAATGCGTTGGACCGATGATGCCGGCACGCTCATCGAATGTGCTGAAAAGAATTTCGTAGACAATCCTAATATTTTCTTCGGTAAGATGTTGGCGTGGGGCGACCTGAAATTCCGTACAACTTGTCCGGATGGCGCAACAAAGCTCGAATTTAAAGTTGAGGTTTTGGAAAATTGTGAAGTCGCTTTCGACGAATTTACAGCTGAACGCATCCCTCAAAGCTATGCACAGGCACACCCACTCGTAGCCATTCTCCCGCAAGTTACCACAATTTACGGTAGAGTTGGCGTGCCGGCAGTATATGACATCGCCATTCAGTCAAGAAATATGGCAGCGGCAAAGCCTAACTTTAGTGGCGGCGGCGCAACAGTTCTCGCAGACAAGGTATTGAAACTTGATATAGAAGAACTTCCGACCAATAGTTCTATCGCAAGCAAACTTACCGTAACACCTACAAAGAAAGGTGCCTACACGGCAAGCAACGCTTTCAGCGTATCGTTTGCAGGCGGCGATCCGGCATTGTCAAGTGGTTTGACCCTGATCAGCTACTTTATGGATAAGGACAACAAGCCTACCTTGAAGTTGGGCGAAGGCGTTCAGGTGCGCGAAATGCGTGCTGACAAGGGCAAGACCGACAGTCAGTCGTTCACGTTTACTGTTGAACACGAAATCACCGACGTGTACGTGAAGATTGAGCAAGACCCTCTCCACGCTTATTTCAAGAACACAAAGTCTGGTTACTATTATTACAGTTCCAAGAGCGAAAAGATTATCGGCACTCCGGAAATCAATATTACGTTCACTCCATTGGAAGCCGGTACGTTCAAAGCCAAGGTTTTGGTAACTACTATCTGCGGCGAGACATTGGAAATCCCACTTGTTGGTGTCTGCGAAGAAGCTAATACAGCTATCAGAACAGAGAAATTCTCCGAAGCTCCTAAGGGCGATGCCCGCTTCGATGGCCGTAAGGAGTGGGAAGGATTTGGCAGTTACGACCTCGGTTGGTGGCACATCGACGGCAAATGGAATGCTGCAAGCGATGTTACTTTAAGCAAATCGGGCGAGCTGTACTTTGACGAACTGCTCGAGAACGGTTTGATTACGATGAAGATGAGTCCGAAGGAATCGGCTGCAAAATGTATCGCTGAATACTCACTTGACGGTGGAGGACACTGGAAATCACTGGAAGCTGCCGACAGCGAAGGCGAGTTTAAGGTAAACACTATCCGTCCGACGCTGATTCGTTTCGTGAACAAGAGCGACAACGATATTAAGGTAAATATGGTAGCGTTCAATCCGAACCCGGTAGAGAAGCGTCAGAATCTGGATAAAATAGAAGATGCTATCTTCATCAATGCCGATGCCGAGCCTTTGGCAAAACTGGATGAGAACTTTGACAACCGTCGCCATACCCGCATTCTCAGCATTCCGGGTTGGCAGAACTTTGCTACAATGGGGGACATTCCTTTCAGAATCTGGCATCAAAAGGCCGACCTTGAAGTAAGCTCTCCTGTTGAGAGCGAAGGTGCATACATTACATTCTTCAAGTGGGGACAGGAAGATGAGCGTTTCCACGAAGCATGGTTGATTTCTCCAACACTCTCCTATCAAAAGGCAGCAAGCAAGATTCTCACTTTCCGTACACGCTTCTCGGGCTTGAGTATGGAACAGCGCAAGCAGAGTTTTGATGCTTATATCATTACAGAAAACGGAGGTCAGGCACAGGTTTACTATTTAGACCTGCGCAAGTACGCTCCATTCGGCGTTGTGATAGAAGAGAATGAAAAAGAATGGCTGGACTATCGCATAGACCTTGAGGCATTGCGCAGCGAGTTCCCTATTGAAGACAAGTTCCACATTGCTTTCACACAGTGGGCTGAACACGGCGGTAACTTCTCCAATCTCGTTTGGATGGTAGACAATGTAACATTCGGCCGTACCGACCTGCCAAAGATTACTGTTGATAAGGAGTTCTTCAGTTTCCCATTCCGTAAAGATGTAGAGACGGAAGAAATGTCGTTCAACATTACAACGGAGAATGCGAATTATCCTGTCAGCGTAACGTTGGTTCCGGGAAGAATGAAGAGCTATTTCAAACTGAAGACACCCGGCAAGTTGCTTTCCACCGGTGGTACTGCAACATTCACGTACAAGGCAAGTGACGATAGCCAGCGCGCGGCAGCATACTTGATTCAAACTCCCGGAGCTGAGCCTGTAATGGTCAAGTTGCTTGCTACATTCATTACCGGCATCGACGGTGTGAATGCGGGAAATGGCAGTTTGCAGCCCGTTGTTACCGAAAATGGAATTGCTATGGGTGGCCAATACAAGAGCTACCATCTCTATAATGCAGCCGGACAGTTGCTGAAACAAGGTGGCTATGAGCCTACTATCAGCATTACTGGCTTGCAGCGGGGTATTGTTGTTTTGAAGGTTATTACCGATGAAGGTGTGAAAACTTTCAAACTTTCCAACAAGTAA